A genomic region of Gammaproteobacteria bacterium contains the following coding sequences:
- a CDS encoding 2-oxoacid:acceptor oxidoreductase subunit alpha, producing the protein MQSKDRINDFVVKIATVNGTGSSSANTLLMKAIFRMGIPVVGKNYFPSNIQGLPTWYEIRVTGEGYLARSGKVDIMVAMNAQTYAEDLASVVTNGVLIYDASWPRAELQDRSDITVFPIPLSKMCNESFTGARARILMKNIAYVGAIAALIEIDRDVVRQLLGETFTDKPDLVESNMQAFELGYDYAQTEFNCPLESRLVPMDAMSNHIMIDGNTAAALGCVYAGATVGSWYPITPSTSLFDAFGNFCRQLRQNPETGEQNFCIIQAEDELAAIGMALGAAWNGARAFTATSGPGVSLMSEFLGLAYYTEIPLVLFDVQRAGPSTGMPTRTQQSDILAAAFASHGDTRHVLLFPADPEECFRMAVSAFDLADRLQTPIIVMMDLDIGMNDWPCPELTWDDSYQPDRGKVYTARDLSEMDTFARYLDVDGDGICYRTLPGEHPNGAYLIRGSGHNKFGGYTERADEYLEVVDRLRRKFDTAAELVPEPVIETSNKTSCAIVTLGSCDGAVREARSKLAAEGVQTGYMRIRAFPFSKTVVEFLASYSQIFVVEQNRDAQLRSLLQIEAGVSANKLIPILSYGGMPMASNEIYEPLLEKIAQGKAA; encoded by the coding sequence ATGCAATCGAAAGACCGGATAAACGATTTCGTCGTTAAAATCGCTACGGTGAATGGTACGGGTTCATCCAGTGCCAACACACTGCTGATGAAAGCGATTTTTCGCATGGGTATTCCAGTTGTCGGTAAGAACTATTTTCCTTCGAACATCCAGGGCCTGCCCACCTGGTATGAGATCCGGGTGACAGGAGAGGGTTATCTGGCTCGGTCCGGCAAAGTCGACATCATGGTTGCGATGAACGCGCAGACGTATGCGGAAGACCTGGCGTCTGTGGTCACCAATGGGGTGTTGATCTATGATGCCAGCTGGCCGAGGGCAGAGCTCCAAGATCGATCGGATATCACTGTTTTTCCAATACCACTGTCGAAAATGTGCAACGAGTCGTTCACCGGCGCTCGTGCACGTATCTTGATGAAGAACATCGCCTATGTCGGTGCTATTGCAGCGCTGATAGAAATAGATCGGGATGTCGTGCGTCAGCTGTTGGGTGAAACATTTACCGACAAACCCGATCTAGTCGAGTCGAATATGCAGGCATTCGAGCTGGGTTATGACTACGCACAGACAGAATTTAACTGCCCGCTGGAGAGCCGGCTGGTTCCAATGGATGCTATGTCCAATCACATCATGATTGATGGAAACACAGCGGCGGCTTTGGGGTGTGTATACGCTGGCGCTACGGTTGGCAGCTGGTACCCAATCACGCCTTCGACATCGTTGTTTGATGCGTTCGGTAACTTTTGCAGACAGCTGCGACAGAATCCGGAAACCGGCGAACAGAATTTCTGCATTATCCAGGCTGAGGACGAACTGGCTGCGATTGGTATGGCGCTGGGGGCTGCCTGGAACGGCGCGCGCGCATTTACGGCAACGAGCGGACCTGGTGTGTCGCTAATGTCGGAATTCCTGGGTTTGGCTTATTACACGGAAATACCGCTGGTCCTATTCGACGTTCAACGGGCAGGCCCCTCGACGGGAATGCCGACGAGAACCCAACAAAGTGATATTCTCGCTGCCGCTTTTGCATCCCACGGCGACACGCGGCATGTTCTGCTTTTCCCTGCCGATCCGGAAGAATGTTTCCGGATGGCGGTGTCCGCTTTTGATCTGGCAGACCGGCTGCAAACGCCAATAATCGTCATGATGGACCTGGACATCGGCATGAACGACTGGCCCTGTCCGGAGTTGACGTGGGATGACAGCTATCAGCCTGATCGAGGCAAGGTGTATACCGCAAGGGACTTAAGCGAGATGGATACTTTTGCCCGCTACCTCGATGTCGACGGGGATGGTATCTGTTACCGGACACTGCCCGGAGAACACCCCAACGGGGCCTACCTGATTCGCGGTTCAGGGCATAACAAATTCGGTGGCTACACGGAAAGGGCCGATGAGTATCTGGAAGTCGTTGATCGGTTGCGCCGTAAGTTTGATACGGCTGCCGAACTGGTCCCGGAACCGGTGATCGAAACTTCGAACAAAACCAGTTGTGCGATTGTCACGCTAGGCAGTTGCGACGGCGCGGTTCGGGAAGCGCGGAGCAAGCTGGCCGCTGAAGGTGTTCAAACAGGCTACATGCGGATTCGAGCATTTCCTTTCAGCAAGACCGTTGTCGAATTTTTAGCCAGTTACAGTCAGATTTTTGTCGTCGAACAGAACCGCGACGCACAGCTGCGCAGCTTGTTGCAGATAGAAGCCGGGGTCAGTGCGAATAAACTGATTCCGATTCTCAGCTATGGGGGCATGCCCATGGCCAGTAATGAAATCTATGAGCCGCTGCTGGAAAAAATCGCTCAGGGGAAAGCAGCGTGA
- a CDS encoding 2-oxoacid:ferredoxin oxidoreductase subunit beta, with protein sequence MSFIKKPRITKGLPQNGLGLSIVDYEGAMSTLCAGCGHDSISAAIIQAYFELEIEPHRVAKVSGIGCSSKTPTYFLRPAHGFNSVHGRMPSIVTGANAANRDLHYIGVSGDGDSLSIGLGQFCHAIRRNVNMLYVLENNGVYGLTKGQFSASADVGSTARKGGAVNQQPPIDPVLTAINFGCTFVARGFSGDKQNLVPLLKAAIRHPGFALLDVLSPCVTFNDHEGSTKSYAYTRESERTTVYADFIPSREPIETDRVQDVTTITLHDGSRIVLRKVDNDYNPLDAGAATAYIRDHQDEGEIVTGLLYINEEAQDLHAMNNTSNTPLSTLELSKLIPGAAKLAALQKAWR encoded by the coding sequence GTGAGTTTTATCAAGAAACCGAGAATTACGAAGGGACTGCCACAGAACGGACTGGGCTTGTCGATCGTCGATTACGAAGGTGCTATGTCGACCTTATGTGCTGGATGCGGCCACGATTCGATCTCTGCTGCAATCATTCAAGCCTATTTTGAACTTGAAATCGAACCTCACCGGGTGGCCAAGGTTTCCGGTATTGGTTGTTCGAGTAAAACACCGACCTATTTTCTACGGCCGGCGCACGGTTTTAATTCAGTACATGGCAGAATGCCCTCGATCGTCACCGGCGCAAACGCCGCGAACCGCGATCTGCACTACATCGGTGTTTCTGGAGATGGTGATTCTTTGTCTATCGGGCTCGGGCAATTCTGCCATGCTATTCGGCGTAACGTGAACATGCTTTATGTACTGGAGAACAATGGTGTTTACGGGCTCACTAAAGGACAGTTTTCAGCATCGGCAGACGTCGGTAGTACTGCCCGCAAAGGCGGTGCTGTCAACCAGCAGCCGCCAATTGACCCTGTGTTGACAGCCATCAATTTCGGGTGCACTTTTGTCGCCCGTGGATTTTCAGGTGATAAACAGAACCTGGTACCCTTGCTAAAAGCCGCGATCCGACATCCAGGATTTGCACTGCTGGATGTGCTATCCCCCTGTGTAACATTTAACGATCACGAAGGCTCGACAAAAAGTTATGCTTATACCCGCGAGTCAGAACGTACAACTGTTTATGCGGATTTTATTCCCAGTCGTGAGCCGATAGAGACCGACCGGGTGCAGGACGTGACGACGATAACATTACATGACGGCAGCCGAATCGTGTTACGCAAGGTCGATAATGATTACAACCCGCTCGATGCCGGCGCAGCAACAGCTTACATTCGTGATCACCAAGATGAAGGGGAAATTGTGACGGGTCTTTTATATATAAACGAAGAAGCTCAAGATCTGCACGCTATGAATAACACATCCAATACCCCCCTCAGCACGTTGGAGCTCAGCAAGCTGATACCGGGCGCGGCAAAACTCGCGGCGCTGCAGAAGGCCTGGCGTTAA
- a CDS encoding NAD(P)-dependent glycerol-3-phosphate dehydrogenase, translated as MNTKNRQPLAVLGAGSWGTALAGLVAHHGHPVLLWTRDHTHAQEMIATGRNQRFLGSLALPSGVEPTAQFNRAVDEAHHYVIAVPSHAFRSVLNRLNDALTGCSEPPQICWGTKGFESGTGLLLSEVFDQVLGHTAQPAVLSGPSFATEVAQRLPTALTVAARNETVADTVASWFRDNRTRVYTSTDLSGVQLGGAIKNVMAIAAGISDGLGFGANARAALITRGLTEMSRLGIVLGGQVETFMGLTGMGDLILTCTDDQSRNRRLGLGIGKGKSKEDMLSEIGQEAEGINTTRELYRKSAVTAVEMPITEQVYKVLFEDLDPTLAVTALLSRQARTENP; from the coding sequence GTGAACACCAAAAACCGGCAGCCTCTGGCGGTGTTGGGTGCAGGGTCCTGGGGAACCGCACTGGCTGGGCTGGTCGCGCATCACGGCCATCCGGTGTTGCTGTGGACTCGAGATCACACCCATGCACAGGAGATGATCGCAACGGGCCGTAACCAGCGTTTCCTGGGCTCGCTTGCACTACCCTCGGGTGTCGAACCCACCGCTCAATTTAACCGTGCTGTGGATGAGGCTCATCACTACGTCATCGCTGTACCCAGCCATGCATTCCGGTCGGTGCTTAACAGGTTGAACGATGCGCTGACGGGATGCTCTGAACCGCCGCAGATCTGCTGGGGAACGAAGGGCTTTGAATCCGGTACCGGTCTGTTGCTGAGCGAGGTTTTCGACCAGGTTCTGGGCCACACTGCCCAACCCGCCGTGTTGTCAGGTCCTAGCTTTGCCACTGAAGTCGCCCAGCGTTTACCTACAGCCCTCACCGTAGCCGCTCGCAATGAAACAGTTGCCGATACAGTGGCCTCATGGTTCAGAGACAACCGGACACGGGTCTATACGAGTACTGATCTGTCCGGCGTCCAGCTTGGGGGTGCGATTAAGAATGTCATGGCAATCGCCGCTGGAATCAGTGACGGCCTGGGGTTCGGGGCAAACGCGCGCGCGGCCCTGATCACCCGAGGCCTGACAGAAATGAGCAGGCTGGGTATCGTTCTGGGGGGTCAGGTCGAAACTTTTATGGGCTTGACAGGGATGGGGGACCTCATCCTGACCTGTACCGACGATCAGTCAAGAAATCGCCGACTAGGCCTGGGTATAGGCAAAGGCAAATCCAAAGAAGACATGCTGTCGGAAATCGGTCAGGAAGCCGAGGGCATCAACACGACTCGGGAGTTGTACCGAAAAAGCGCAGTGACTGCAGTCGAAATGCCGATTACTGAACAGGTATATAAGGTCCTGTTTGAAGACCTCGATCCAACGCTTGCGGTTACGGCACTGCTTTCTCGTCAAGCAAGAACTGAAAACCCCTAA
- the secB gene encoding protein-export chaperone SecB: protein MVETNPTEPTFDINQVYVKDLSFEAPNSPRIFTREYKLKYDHDFEVVQQPLDEANGIFESQLKWTVTAKTEDGEIAYVTECHQAGIFTLKGYDDETLNEMVKKACPQVLFPYLREAIGQMIAKGGFPSFYLPPVSIALMYENKNAVIDRSDSGATG from the coding sequence ATGGTAGAAACCAACCCTACCGAACCGACTTTCGACATCAATCAGGTCTACGTCAAAGACCTGTCCTTTGAAGCGCCGAATAGTCCTCGGATATTTACCCGCGAATACAAGCTTAAATATGACCACGACTTCGAAGTCGTGCAGCAACCACTCGATGAAGCCAACGGCATTTTCGAGTCACAACTCAAGTGGACTGTTACTGCGAAAACCGAGGATGGTGAAATCGCCTACGTCACCGAATGCCATCAGGCGGGTATATTCACCTTGAAAGGCTATGACGACGAAACTCTGAATGAAATGGTAAAAAAAGCATGTCCACAAGTGCTATTCCCCTATCTACGTGAGGCAATCGGGCAAATGATCGCGAAAGGTGGTTTTCCCTCTTTTTACCTGCCCCCAGTCAGCATTGCGCTGATGTACGAAAACAAAAACGCGGTGATCGACCGTTCTGACAGCGGTGCCACCGGCTGA
- a CDS encoding rhodanese-like domain-containing protein, giving the protein MDIEFITTNWYLFAALVVICALIAVDTFRRGANTNQVTAVQLPQLMNHDGAVVVDISESAEFENGHIPAAINIPLGQLDSSLNRLKKYRDKKKPIVLTCKTGTRAGRAAAILRKNEFSDVYTLAGGLAAWEKENLPVER; this is encoded by the coding sequence ATGGACATTGAATTCATCACCACTAACTGGTATCTGTTTGCCGCGCTTGTGGTCATCTGCGCCCTGATCGCTGTAGACACGTTCAGACGTGGTGCTAACACAAACCAGGTTACTGCCGTACAACTGCCTCAGCTGATGAATCACGATGGCGCCGTCGTGGTTGATATCAGCGAATCTGCGGAATTTGAAAACGGTCATATTCCGGCTGCAATCAATATTCCGCTGGGCCAGCTGGACAGCAGCCTGAATCGATTGAAAAAGTATCGGGACAAAAAGAAACCGATTGTTCTGACGTGTAAGACTGGAACCAGAGCGGGGAGGGCCGCCGCTATATTGCGTAAAAACGAATTCTCTGACGTTTACACACTCGCGGGAGGTCTTGCGGCATGGGAAAAAGAAAACCTGCCGGTCGAACGCTGA
- a CDS encoding metalloregulator ArsR/SmtB family transcription factor — translation MALVSDSKNRQIEGGDAASLLADERDLYVASRALKAMGHPLRLKILCILAGAQEISVQDLVEMVGTSQSNISQHLSIMRDKGILDSRKDANKVFYRIGDEKILQLIGTMREAFCPPAT, via the coding sequence ATGGCCTTAGTTTCAGATAGTAAAAATCGTCAAATAGAAGGCGGAGATGCGGCATCACTTTTGGCGGACGAACGGGATTTGTACGTGGCTTCCCGGGCACTGAAAGCCATGGGCCACCCATTGCGCCTCAAAATCCTCTGCATACTGGCCGGAGCCCAGGAAATCAGTGTCCAGGATTTGGTTGAGATGGTAGGCACCTCCCAGAGTAACATCTCCCAGCACCTTTCTATCATGCGCGACAAGGGGATCCTTGATTCCCGCAAAGATGCGAACAAAGTCTTTTACCGAATCGGTGATGAGAAAATCCTTCAGCTGATCGGCACCATGCGCGAGGCGTTCTGCCCACCTGCTACCTGA
- a CDS encoding S41 family peptidase codes for MIVLCRALKRPLIGLAAAFCLGPFLVAHAGQAENTVQLPIKDLKIFAEIFGKIKSGYVDDIDDSQLLNDAIKGMLGGLDPHTVYLDSESFREMNIDTHGEFGGLGLEVTMENGVIRIVAPIDDTPAHKAGLKSGDLIISLDGVQVKGLSLDESVSLMRGKPGSEIVLTIVRKGRPEPFEVTLNRAIIQLESVRAELLETGFGYVRVTQFQTGTATSLRQQLARLAREAGTALSGLVLDLRDNPGGILDGAVQVSDTFLRDGLIVSTRGRTEDSEVTFSASPKDYLNDAPLVVLVNGGSASASEIVAGALQDHGRALILGTTTFGKGSVQTILPMFNGAALKLTTARYYTPNDRSIQATGITPDVVSQPAESSQTPDGDASRLRESDLAGHLENELEKDQDSTVDTKADPSLVSDPQVREALNILKGMVIARQQSL; via the coding sequence ATGATTGTGCTGTGTAGAGCTTTGAAACGTCCGCTGATTGGATTGGCTGCGGCTTTTTGCTTAGGTCCTTTTCTGGTGGCGCATGCCGGACAGGCTGAAAATACGGTGCAGCTGCCGATCAAAGACCTCAAGATCTTCGCCGAGATCTTCGGGAAAATAAAGTCGGGTTATGTAGACGACATCGATGACAGCCAATTGTTGAACGATGCCATAAAGGGGATGTTGGGCGGTCTTGATCCGCACACGGTCTATCTTGATTCGGAATCCTTTCGCGAGATGAACATCGACACACATGGGGAATTCGGTGGGCTGGGCCTGGAAGTGACAATGGAAAATGGCGTGATCAGGATCGTCGCCCCTATCGATGATACGCCTGCCCATAAGGCTGGACTTAAATCAGGGGACTTGATCATCAGTCTGGACGGTGTTCAGGTTAAAGGGCTTTCACTGGATGAATCCGTGTCATTGATGCGAGGCAAACCCGGGTCCGAAATTGTTCTGACCATCGTACGCAAGGGCCGACCAGAACCCTTTGAGGTGACACTCAATCGGGCGATCATTCAGCTTGAAAGCGTTCGAGCAGAGCTTTTGGAGACTGGTTTTGGTTATGTGCGGGTCACACAGTTTCAAACCGGTACAGCTACCTCTTTGCGCCAGCAGCTGGCTCGCTTAGCACGGGAAGCGGGCACAGCGCTCAGTGGGCTGGTTCTCGACCTGCGCGATAACCCCGGCGGCATTCTGGATGGTGCGGTACAGGTAAGCGATACTTTTCTTAGAGATGGTTTGATCGTTTCGACACGAGGCAGAACAGAGGACTCGGAGGTTACGTTCAGTGCCAGTCCCAAAGACTACCTGAATGATGCCCCTTTGGTGGTGTTGGTCAACGGCGGTTCGGCATCGGCTTCGGAGATTGTGGCGGGTGCTCTGCAGGATCACGGTCGGGCGTTGATCCTCGGCACGACTACCTTTGGCAAGGGATCGGTTCAGACCATACTGCCCATGTTTAACGGAGCAGCGCTCAAACTAACCACCGCCCGTTACTACACACCCAACGACCGCTCGATTCAGGCCACCGGCATCACGCCGGATGTTGTGAGTCAACCTGCAGAATCTAGCCAGACACCCGACGGTGACGCTTCCCGACTCCGTGAATCCGATCTAGCCGGGCATCTTGAAAATGAGCTCGAAAAAGACCAGGACTCTACAGTCGATACGAAAGCCGACCCGTCACTGGTCAGCGATCCTCAGGTCAGAGAGGCCTTAAACATTCTGAAGGGAATGGTGATCGCACGCCAGCAGAGTTTGTGA